GCTACATTGCTGCATGGCTTGCTTGATCGTGATAATTTATTGGAATTTGTTTTAGATGTTAGCCAAGTATCGGTGCGTACGGTTGCTCAATTAGAAGAAGCACAAGGTAGTGAAGAAATCACTAACGAAAACCAAAAGAGTAATGAAGCGGTATGCGCAGAATGGGATGTGCAGTGGGCAATTTTCCGACCTTTGAAAGAAGCACAAGAGCGTGACATTCAATTAATAAAAGACTTACGTTTAGAGCTGCGCGAAGAAAACATCAGTAATATTGGTATGAGTGTGTAAGCTAACGCTTATCAATGCCGATATACAAAAAGAAGCCACTCATTTGAGTGGCTTCTTGCTTTGGGGTCATTACACCAAAGATAAGATAGGTGAACGAGCGTCTATATGCGGTTGGTTGGAGGAAGGTAAAACGTCGAGATACTCTTCGGTGTTTGTGATGATGACTGGTGTTGTCACGTCATAACCCTTCGCACGAATAGCTTCTATATCAAATTTCAGCAGTACGTCACCTTGGCTAACCCGTTGACCCTCTTTGACTTGAGGCGTGAAAAATTCACCATTGAGTTGAACGGTATCAAGGCCTACGTGAATTAATACTTCAGCGCCGTGATCGCTTTTTAAGCCAAAGGCATGATTGGTTTTGAAGATGGATTCGACGATGCCATCAACGGGTGAATATAGGGTGCCGTCATCGGGAATAATCGCGATGCCTTTGCCCATGAGTTCACTGGCGAACGTTTCATCCTCTACACCTTTTAAATCAATTACTTCACCAAAAAATGGGCTGCTTAATGTTTCTTTTTCAGGTTTCGATAGTGTATGAGCTTGTGCGGCTGGTGGTGTTTGTGGCACTGGTTCTTCATTCGTTTCTTCATGGTAGAAGGTCACCACTAAAACAGCAGGTACAATAATGCCAACGATAGCGGCAATAATGGCACCGTAAACACTCATATCAATCCCGGTATCTGGGATATATTGTGCGATACTGAAGATGGCTGGAATCCCCATCGAAAAGACTTTAGTACCAAAGAAACCAATGATACCGCCCCCGATAGCGCCACCAATACAACCAAATATAAACGGTTGTTTACGGGGTAGGTTCAAACCGTAGACTGCGGGTTCAGTGATACCGAAGAATCCACTTATACCGACTGAGCCTGCTAAAGCGCGTGTTTGTTTGTTCTTAGCAATAATAAAGATACCTAATGCCGCCCCCACTTGACCGAATACGGCTGGGAGAGTCATTGGACCAAATACATCGAAGCCATTGACAGTTAAGTTATTGATAAACACGGGCGCTAAGCCCCAATGTAAGCCAAAAATTACCAAAACTTGCCATAGAGCGCCCATGATCATACCGGCGATGACCGGGCTGGCTGAGTATACAAACATAAATGCAGCTGATAGACCTTCACCAATCATGGTGGCAATAGGGCCGATCACTAAGAAGGTGAGAGGTACAGTAATTAGCAAACATAAGAAAGGCGTGAACAAGTTTTTAATTGAATCAGGCAACCATTGATTAAAGCGTTTCTCGAGTATGACGTTAAACCAACAAGCAAGAATAATAGGGATAACAGAGGAGGCATAGTTCATGTAGCTGATTGGGATACCGAGGAAATATTCACTTGGAATCGTCTTTCCTGATAATTCTGCAGCAAAGATAGCATTAAAGTGTCCCATTACATCTGGGTGAACCAGAGCAGCACCTATTGCCATTCCAATAAACGGCTTACCACCAAATTTTTTCGCTGCGGTATAACCAAGGAAAATAGGCAGGAAGTAGAACATACCATCCGCGGCCGCGTTCATGACGCGGTGAGTTCCTCCGGATGCATCCATCCAGCTCATTGCGACACAGAGTGCAATTAAGCCTTTTAAAATACCGGCTCCTGCCATAATGCCAAGAATAGGGGCAAAGATGCTGGAGATAATATCAATAACGCGATTAAGGATCGTTTGATCAGAGGCGGCTGAGTCCGCATCTTCAGAAGGAGCACCGATATAGGGTTGAATGGCGTCGAAAACACTGGATACATGATTACCAATCACAACTTGAAATTGGCCACCGCTTTTTACCACGGTAATAACACCTGGGTTTTGTTTGAGTGCTTCTGCTTGACCCAGAGAGATATCTTTCAGTTGAAAACGTAGCCGAGTGGCGCAGTGAATCAAGCTGGCAACATTGTCTGCACCACCCACTTTTTCCACAATCTCTTGGGCTAATTCATCGTATTTGTTACTCATTTATATTGTCCTCTATCACTGCGCAAACAGGTGAACATTCTTTTAGAGGACATTTCGTTATGTATGGCAGTCCCCAGATAAGAATGTGGTTATGAAAATGCGCTTTCATAATCGTTTCCTTTGGTTTGGGTCTTGCCTGCTTAACCAGTAACAATCCGAATCAACAACTCATTATTTTGCCAAGAATATTTCCTTGGTAGGATGCCCATGAGTAGGGGCATTGGTTATTACCTCATTATGAGGTTTAAATAGAACGTCTCAGCCGTTCAATATGAATGGTGAGAAACATCATCTCTTCTTGAGTCATCGCGTGACGAAACTTCTCTTCGACGAACAAGTAAATTTTTTGTGTACAAGCAAAAGACTGCGGGTATTGCAATCGTACCGATTGAAAGAGTGCGTCATCATCGCTAGTTACAGATGCACGATGCATCAAACGGTGAGCAAAAAACTTTAAGTGTGTCACTAAGCGTTGATAATTTAGACTTTCTTCATCTATTTCAATTCGTAATTGATACTTAATGAGTTGGATAATATCGCGAATGAGGTTAGTTATCCCAATCGTGTTATGCATGTCTTCACTCAGTTGCGCGTTGACTAAATGCAGAGCAATGAATCCAGCTTCATCTTCAGGAAAAGAGATATTTGAGATGTTTTTGAT
This DNA window, taken from Vibrio nitrifigilis, encodes the following:
- a CDS encoding beta-glucoside-specific PTS transporter subunit IIABC → MSNKYDELAQEIVEKVGGADNVASLIHCATRLRFQLKDISLGQAEALKQNPGVITVVKSGGQFQVVIGNHVSSVFDAIQPYIGAPSEDADSAASDQTILNRVIDIISSIFAPILGIMAGAGILKGLIALCVAMSWMDASGGTHRVMNAAADGMFYFLPIFLGYTAAKKFGGKPFIGMAIGAALVHPDVMGHFNAIFAAELSGKTIPSEYFLGIPISYMNYASSVIPIILACWFNVILEKRFNQWLPDSIKNLFTPFLCLLITVPLTFLVIGPIATMIGEGLSAAFMFVYSASPVIAGMIMGALWQVLVIFGLHWGLAPVFINNLTVNGFDVFGPMTLPAVFGQVGAALGIFIIAKNKQTRALAGSVGISGFFGITEPAVYGLNLPRKQPFIFGCIGGAIGGGIIGFFGTKVFSMGIPAIFSIAQYIPDTGIDMSVYGAIIAAIVGIIVPAVLVVTFYHEETNEEPVPQTPPAAQAHTLSKPEKETLSSPFFGEVIDLKGVEDETFASELMGKGIAIIPDDGTLYSPVDGIVESIFKTNHAFGLKSDHGAEVLIHVGLDTVQLNGEFFTPQVKEGQRVSQGDVLLKFDIEAIRAKGYDVTTPVIITNTEEYLDVLPSSNQPHIDARSPILSLV